One region of Cucurbita pepo subsp. pepo cultivar mu-cu-16 chromosome LG03, ASM280686v2, whole genome shotgun sequence genomic DNA includes:
- the LOC111790286 gene encoding transcription termination factor MTERF6, chloroplastic/mitochondrial-like, whose product MLLLRRIIRVRQPSTVFARGFSESPLKSLRYSSISSVIASSLKSASPDSNSVKPENDEKPVIVFFENHGFSKTQISDLVKKFPQVLSANPEKTLLPKLLFFQSKGLSSPEIAKLVCSYPSILARSLDRKIIPAFDYIQELLQTEEKTVASIKRFLGILTCDLQIYARPNVETLIQIGVPDSNIATILHYQPRVFLINTVRFKEIVEEVKEMGFNPLRLKFVLAVFAMRAMSKCTWRKKVEVYKKWGWPEEEILSAFRRHPWCMMASENKINGVMDFFVNKIGCEPSYIAKRPALISLSLKKRIVPRGSVYQVLLSKGLIKKDVNLPLLFDSTESRFLAKFIDPHKELIPELLMLYKEKLEDAKR is encoded by the coding sequence ATGTTGTTGCTTCGTCGAATCATTAGAGTCAGGCAGCCATCAACAGTTTTTGCTCGCGGATTTTCTGAAAGTCCGTTGAAATCTCTCAGATACTCATCGATTTCTTCTGTGATCGCATCATCTCTAAAATCTGCATCGCCGGATTCTAATTCTGTCAAGCCAGAGAACGATGAGAAGCCTGTAATCGTGTTCTTTGAGAATCATGGATTCTCAAAAACACAGATCTCTGATCTTGTCAAGAAATTCCCTCAAGTTCTTTCAGCGAACCCCGAAAAGACGCTATTGCCAAAATTGTTGTTCTTTCAATCGAAAGGCCTTTCTTCCCCCGAGATTGCCAAATTAGTGTGTAGTTATCCTTCGATTTTAGCGCGAAGTTTAGACAGAAAAATCATTCCAGCTTTTGATTACATTCAAGAGCTACTTCAAACTGAGGAGAAGACTGTCGCATCCATAAAACGGTTTTTAGGTATTCTCACTTGTGATCTCCAAATTTATGCTCGTCCCAATGTTGAAACTCTAATACAAATTGGAGTCCCTGATTCCAACATTGCAACCATTCTTCACTACCAACCACGAGTGTTCTTGATAAACACCGTCCGATTCAAGGAGATTGTGGAGGAAGTTAAGGAAATGGGATTCAACCCTCTGCGATTGAAGTTTGTTCTTGCTGTTTTTGCTATGCGAGCAATGAGCAAATGTACATGgagaaaaaaagttgaagtttACAAGAAATGGGGATGGCCTGAAGAAGAGATTCTCTCCGCTTTTCGAAGGCATCCATGGTGTATGATGGCTTCCGAGAATAAGATCAATGGCGTAATGGATTTCTTTGTGAACAAGATTGGGTGTGAACCTTCATACATTGCAAAGCGACCTGCTCTGATTTCACTTAGTTTAAAGAAGAGGATTGTGCCAAGAGGCTCTGTTTATCAAGTTTTGCTGTCAAAGGGTTTGATTAAGAAAGATGTGAATCTTCCTTTGCTGTTTGATTCTACTGAAAGCCGATTCTTAGCCAAATTCATCGACCCTCATAAGGAGCTGATTCCTGAATTGTTGATGTTGTATAAAGAGAAATTGGAGGATGCTAAGAGATAG